From Streptomyces zhihengii, the proteins below share one genomic window:
- a CDS encoding bifunctional aspartate transaminase/aspartate 4-decarboxylase yields MTRTTLTREQIQRYAQLSPFELKNVFIELARQAQADEPGQKEKSSVQMLNAGRGNPNWIATGPREAFFALGHFALEESRRVWTADNLGGMPEQQGAYERFDTFVRCHPGMPGIELLAQCVQLGIQRFAFDKDAWVHELADAVIGDNYPVPDRMLPHGEQVVRGYLADEMFDKRPPEGGLSLFATEGGTAAMCYIFDSLMKNGLLEKGDRIALMVPLFTPYIEIAELDTYGFDVTYIAADKFAETGVREWRYPEEEVAKLEDPEIKLLCLVNPSNPPSLALSSRVAGQIRDIVASKNPNLVIVTDDVYGTFVEGFRSIAADLPRNTLLVYSYSKHYGCTGWRLGVIGLHDDNVIDELIAALPQEEKDRLDKRYGSLSLEPSKIRFIDRLVADSRQVALNHTAGLSLPQQVMMTLFSLFDMLDEGQAYKHRIRAIVHQRLDLLLEGAHMKISQDPQRAGYYIELDLLAEAERVHGTPFADYLQATYEPVDALFRLARQTGVVLLNGGGFEGPQWSVRVSLANLDDLDYLKIGHHLRVIFDDYVQEWKDTQGG; encoded by the coding sequence ATGACCAGGACCACCCTGACCCGCGAGCAGATCCAGCGGTACGCCCAGCTGTCCCCGTTCGAGCTGAAGAACGTCTTCATCGAGCTGGCCCGGCAGGCGCAGGCGGACGAGCCCGGGCAGAAGGAGAAGTCCTCCGTCCAGATGCTCAACGCGGGGCGGGGCAACCCGAACTGGATCGCCACCGGCCCGCGCGAGGCGTTCTTCGCCCTCGGCCACTTCGCGCTGGAGGAGTCCCGCCGGGTGTGGACCGCCGACAACCTCGGCGGCATGCCCGAGCAGCAGGGCGCCTACGAGCGCTTCGACACCTTCGTGCGGTGCCACCCCGGCATGCCGGGCATCGAGCTGCTCGCCCAGTGCGTACAACTCGGGATCCAGCGGTTCGCGTTCGACAAGGACGCCTGGGTCCACGAACTCGCGGACGCCGTCATCGGCGACAACTACCCCGTGCCCGACCGGATGCTGCCCCACGGCGAACAGGTCGTCCGCGGCTACCTCGCCGACGAGATGTTCGACAAGCGGCCCCCGGAGGGCGGCCTGTCGCTGTTCGCCACCGAGGGCGGCACGGCGGCCATGTGCTACATCTTCGACTCCCTCATGAAGAACGGCCTGCTCGAGAAGGGCGACAGGATCGCCCTGATGGTCCCGCTCTTCACGCCGTACATCGAGATCGCCGAACTCGACACCTACGGATTCGACGTCACGTACATCGCGGCCGACAAGTTCGCCGAGACGGGCGTACGGGAGTGGCGCTACCCCGAGGAGGAGGTCGCCAAGCTGGAGGACCCGGAGATCAAGCTGCTCTGCCTGGTCAACCCCTCCAACCCGCCCTCGCTGGCGCTGAGTTCACGGGTGGCCGGGCAGATCCGGGACATCGTCGCGTCGAAGAACCCGAACCTGGTGATCGTCACCGACGACGTCTACGGAACGTTCGTCGAGGGCTTCCGCTCCATCGCGGCCGACCTGCCCCGCAACACGCTCCTCGTCTACTCGTACTCGAAGCACTACGGGTGCACCGGCTGGCGGCTGGGCGTGATCGGCCTGCACGACGACAACGTCATCGACGAGCTGATCGCCGCCCTGCCCCAGGAGGAGAAGGACCGCCTCGACAAGCGCTACGGCTCGCTGAGCCTGGAGCCGTCGAAGATCAGGTTCATCGACCGCCTGGTGGCGGACTCCCGCCAGGTCGCGCTGAACCACACGGCCGGGCTCTCCCTGCCGCAGCAGGTGATGATGACCCTCTTCTCCCTCTTCGACATGCTCGACGAGGGGCAGGCGTACAAGCACCGGATCCGCGCGATCGTCCACCAACGCCTCGACCTGCTGCTCGAAGGCGCCCACATGAAGATCAGCCAGGACCCGCAGCGGGCGGGCTACTACATCGAACTGGACCTGCTCGCCGAGGCCGAGCGCGTCCACGGCACACCCTTCGCGGACTACCTGCAGGCGACCTACGAGCCGGTCGACGCCCTGTTCCGGCTCGCCCGGCAGACCGGCGTCGTCCTGCTCAACGGCGGCGGCTTCGAGGGCCCGCAGTGGTCGGTCCGCGTCTCCCTGGCCAACCTCGACGACCTCGACTACCTCAAGATCGGCCACCACCTGAGGGTGATCTTCGACGACTACGTGCAGGAGTGGAAGGACACGCAGGGCGGCTGA
- a CDS encoding DMT family transporter gives MHTALLAAALLVGCLLAVQASVNLQLNSAVGTPYGASAVQLGVATGLLAVLAIAAGALGALGRLPDVAPWHLLGGLASPLYITSGILLFPRLGALAAVGLFVTGQMFASLALDLFGLLGLRQQDLNAGIFVGAVAVLAGIVVIIRGVKAAAPPGVPGMSSPRRAGWLALGIVAGAGLPVQGAVNARLRTQLQEPVVVAAISFAVATLTIAVVLLVLSATRRTPKPRIAPLRRMPWWGWLGGVCAAAYVTGTFLLIPEIGAAVTIALTVTGQQLTSALIDHRGLFRLPRRSLTKPRAAGLALLIAGSLTIQLV, from the coding sequence ATGCACACCGCGCTGCTCGCCGCGGCCCTGCTGGTCGGTTGCCTCCTGGCCGTCCAGGCCTCGGTGAACCTCCAGCTCAACTCGGCCGTCGGCACCCCCTACGGCGCCTCGGCCGTCCAACTCGGCGTCGCCACCGGACTGCTGGCGGTGCTCGCGATCGCGGCCGGAGCGCTCGGCGCTCTCGGCAGGCTGCCCGACGTCGCGCCCTGGCACCTGCTCGGCGGACTCGCCAGTCCGCTCTACATCACCAGCGGCATCCTGCTCTTCCCCCGGCTCGGCGCCCTGGCGGCCGTCGGGCTCTTCGTCACCGGCCAGATGTTCGCCTCGCTCGCGCTCGACCTCTTCGGCCTGCTCGGCCTCCGGCAGCAGGACCTGAACGCCGGGATCTTCGTCGGCGCCGTGGCCGTGCTCGCCGGCATCGTCGTGATCATTCGGGGTGTGAAGGCCGCGGCCCCTCCCGGTGTGCCCGGGATGTCGAGCCCCCGCCGGGCCGGCTGGCTCGCCCTCGGCATCGTCGCCGGAGCCGGCCTGCCCGTGCAGGGCGCGGTCAACGCCCGGCTGCGCACACAGCTGCAGGAACCCGTCGTCGTCGCCGCGATCAGCTTCGCCGTGGCGACCCTCACCATCGCCGTCGTCCTGCTCGTGCTGTCCGCGACTCGGAGGACGCCGAAGCCCAGGATCGCCCCGTTGAGAAGAATGCCCTGGTGGGGCTGGCTCGGCGGCGTCTGCGCCGCCGCGTATGTCACCGGCACCTTCCTGCTCATCCCCGAGATCGGCGCGGCCGTGACCATCGCACTCACCGTCACCGGGCAGCAGCTCACCTCGGCCCTCATCGACCACCGGGGTCTCTTCAGGCTCCCCCGGCGCTCCCTCACGAAGCCGCGCGCCGCGGGCCTCGCTCTGCTGATCGCCGGCTCCCTGACCATCCAGCTCGTCTGA
- a CDS encoding TetR/AcrR family transcriptional regulator: MSDDERRGRAAASVHRTGGRPDDLRPDDLRAADDQPCAPPRRADAERNRTRILAAAEQLFAQQDPRTVTMDRIAKAAGVGRATLYRSFPDPSSVAVALLDEHERTLQGRLIHGPPPLGPGAPAGERLAAFYLAMLDLLEQHLPLALGAETGPARFRTGAYGFWRVHVRTLLVDHGIQDPDALVDIALSPLSPELFQFQRHGLGLSTARLGRSLADFARQLLRSGE; encoded by the coding sequence ATGAGCGACGACGAGCGGCGGGGCCGCGCAGCCGCCTCCGTCCACCGGACCGGAGGGCGACCCGACGATCTCCGACCCGACGATCTCCGGGCCGCGGACGACCAGCCCTGCGCGCCGCCCAGACGCGCGGACGCCGAGCGCAACCGCACCCGGATCCTGGCCGCGGCCGAGCAGCTCTTCGCCCAACAGGACCCGCGCACGGTCACCATGGACCGCATCGCCAAGGCCGCGGGGGTGGGCCGGGCGACGCTCTACCGGAGCTTCCCGGACCCTTCGTCGGTCGCCGTCGCGCTGCTCGACGAGCACGAGCGCACGCTCCAGGGCCGGCTCATCCACGGTCCACCGCCGCTCGGCCCCGGCGCCCCTGCGGGCGAGCGGCTCGCGGCGTTCTACCTCGCGATGCTCGACCTCCTGGAACAGCACCTGCCCCTGGCGCTCGGCGCGGAGACCGGACCCGCACGCTTCCGCACGGGCGCCTACGGCTTCTGGCGCGTGCACGTCCGCACACTGCTCGTCGACCACGGGATCCAGGACCCGGACGCGCTCGTCGACATCGCCCTCAGCCCGCTGTCACCCGAACTCTTCCAGTTCCAGCGGCACGGACTCGGCCTCTCGACCGCACGCCTCGGCCGCTCCCTCGCGGACTTCGCCCGGCAGCTTCTGCGCTCGGGAGAGTGA
- a CDS encoding helix-turn-helix domain-containing protein → MERCSSITQALAAVGPRLKRVRSARGVTLAGLSEVTGISKSTLSRLENGRRRPSLELLLPIARAHRVPIDELVGAPEVGDPRVRLKPHVVSGNTVLPLTRRPGPLQSYKMVLPASRDTPEPCTHEGYEWLYVLSGRLRLVLAEHDMVLDPGEVAEFDTRLPHWFGSTGQGSVEVLSLFGRQGERMHVRARPAGGTPASGE, encoded by the coding sequence ATGGAGCGGTGTTCGTCCATCACCCAGGCCCTGGCCGCCGTCGGTCCCCGGCTGAAGCGCGTGCGCAGCGCTCGCGGCGTCACCCTCGCCGGGCTTTCGGAGGTGACCGGCATCTCCAAGAGCACGCTCTCGCGCCTGGAGAACGGCCGGCGCCGCCCCAGCCTGGAACTCCTGCTGCCCATCGCCCGGGCCCACCGGGTCCCGATCGACGAGCTGGTCGGCGCCCCCGAGGTGGGCGACCCCAGGGTGCGCCTCAAGCCGCACGTGGTCAGCGGCAACACGGTGCTGCCGCTGACCCGTCGGCCGGGCCCGCTGCAGAGCTACAAGATGGTTCTCCCCGCGAGCCGCGACACCCCCGAGCCGTGCACCCACGAGGGGTACGAGTGGCTGTACGTGCTCTCCGGGCGGCTTCGGCTCGTGCTGGCGGAGCATGACATGGTCCTCGACCCGGGCGAGGTGGCCGAGTTCGACACCCGCCTGCCGCACTGGTTCGGCAGCACCGGGCAGGGCTCGGTCGAGGTGCTCAGTCTCTTCGGACGCCAGGGCGAGCGGATGCACGTCCGCGCCCGGCCGGCCGGGGGAACGCCCGCCTCCGGCGAGTGA
- a CDS encoding Cmx/CmrA family chloramphenicol efflux MFS transporter — protein sequence MSVRTGQEATAPAAGGRLPLAVHLLAFSLFAMGSAEFLLAGVLPDVADDLDISLSSAGALISAFAFGVVIGGPTSAVLTLRRPRRTTLVVSQAVFAAGVAVGLLTDEFALLLVTRFVTGLAYAGFWAVAAVTAISLVTPDRTARASGAVVSGLSIAMVAGGPAGAFLSHFTGWQGGFWAVVALTVTSAVATVVAVPATKAAQEPSVQRELRTMRQPQLWVVYAATLLSTAAYMISYNYLAAFLTDITGVDPVWVPGILVLFGIGAFTGLSVGGRFADGRPHGALLTGAGGILVCSVLLALLADHAVAVVPLVLLLGIAGFVLNPALYGRVFSVASGAPTLAGATAVSMFQLGISVVPVLAGTALGTGAGLTSIPWLGAGLAAVTLPVVLAERTMARNRAARPSEPTSAPAGTAAQEVTGRPTTGAPDIPGARPPARGGASSAS from the coding sequence ATGAGCGTCCGGACCGGCCAGGAAGCCACCGCTCCGGCGGCCGGCGGAAGGCTTCCCCTCGCCGTCCATCTGCTCGCGTTCAGCCTGTTCGCGATGGGCAGCGCGGAGTTCCTGCTCGCCGGTGTCCTTCCGGACGTCGCCGACGACCTCGACATCTCGCTCTCTTCCGCCGGTGCCCTCATCTCGGCCTTCGCCTTCGGGGTGGTGATCGGCGGGCCGACGTCGGCCGTCCTGACGCTGCGCCGGCCGCGCCGGACCACTCTGGTGGTCTCCCAGGCGGTGTTCGCCGCCGGCGTGGCCGTGGGTCTGCTGACCGACGAGTTCGCCCTGCTGCTGGTCACCCGCTTCGTGACCGGCCTGGCGTACGCCGGGTTCTGGGCCGTCGCCGCGGTCACCGCGATCTCCCTGGTCACCCCCGACCGCACCGCCCGGGCATCCGGCGCGGTGGTCAGCGGCCTCAGCATCGCGATGGTCGCCGGCGGCCCGGCCGGTGCCTTCCTCAGCCACTTCACCGGCTGGCAGGGCGGGTTCTGGGCGGTGGTCGCGCTGACGGTGACGAGCGCGGTCGCCACGGTCGTCGCCGTGCCCGCCACCAAGGCCGCGCAGGAGCCGAGCGTGCAGCGCGAACTGCGGACGATGCGGCAGCCGCAACTGTGGGTGGTGTACGCCGCGACCCTGCTCAGCACCGCCGCGTACATGATCTCGTACAACTACCTCGCGGCCTTCCTCACGGACATCACCGGTGTCGACCCGGTGTGGGTGCCCGGCATACTCGTCCTCTTCGGCATCGGGGCCTTCACCGGCCTCTCCGTCGGCGGCCGGTTCGCCGACGGACGCCCCCACGGCGCCCTGCTCACCGGAGCCGGCGGGATCCTCGTCTGCTCCGTGCTGCTCGCGCTCCTCGCCGATCACGCGGTGGCCGTCGTCCCTCTGGTGCTGCTCCTGGGCATCGCCGGTTTCGTCCTCAACCCGGCGCTCTACGGACGGGTGTTCAGCGTCGCATCCGGCGCTCCGACTCTCGCCGGGGCGACGGCCGTCTCCATGTTCCAGCTCGGCATCAGCGTGGTTCCCGTCCTCGCCGGGACGGCGCTCGGCACCGGTGCCGGCCTCACCTCGATCCCGTGGCTGGGCGCGGGGCTGGCCGCCGTCACCCTCCCGGTCGTCCTGGCCGAGCGCACGATGGCCCGCAACCGGGCGGCCCGCCCGTCCGAGCCCACGAGTGCTCCGGCGGGCACGGCCGCGCAGGAGGTCACCGGTCGGCCGACCACCGGTGCACCGGACATCCCCGGCGCGCGGCCCCCGGCCCGGGGTGGTGCGAGCAGTGCCTCGTGA
- a CDS encoding SUKH-4 family immunity protein, whose amino-acid sequence MKARLVQVDIPAAPRLIGRVGIQSEAEPALLTSRGPLYRLTEHAEPGDQAERSSFGVEPEAGAVYFVLPDGEAVFADSGVGVGLDVLHRYGSRVTASELLGEPEGPEEYLSEDEEERAVAESDRLAEELKEIDPAAFDGYEGFLWPGLLDRRLH is encoded by the coding sequence ATGAAGGCGCGGCTCGTCCAGGTGGACATCCCGGCGGCCCCGCGCCTCATCGGACGGGTCGGGATACAGAGCGAGGCCGAGCCGGCCCTGCTCACGTCCCGGGGCCCGCTCTACCGTCTCACCGAGCATGCGGAGCCCGGTGATCAGGCCGAGCGGTCGTCGTTCGGCGTCGAGCCGGAAGCCGGGGCCGTCTACTTCGTCCTGCCGGACGGGGAGGCGGTCTTCGCGGACTCGGGTGTCGGTGTGGGGCTCGACGTCCTGCACCGTTACGGCAGTCGCGTCACAGCCTCGGAACTCCTCGGCGAGCCGGAGGGCCCCGAGGAGTACCTCTCGGAAGACGAGGAAGAGCGGGCCGTCGCCGAGTCGGACCGGCTGGCCGAGGAGCTGAAGGAGATCGATCCGGCGGCCTTCGACGGCTACGAGGGGTTCCTCTGGCCAGGGCTCCTGGACCGCCGGCTCCACTGA
- a CDS encoding class I SAM-dependent RNA methyltransferase: MQNAPETSPSLVGEEYEVEVGPVAHGGHCIARTDEGRVLFVRHTLPGEKVVARVTEGDEGSRFLRADAVTIIEASKDRVEAPCPFSGPGRCGGCDWQHAKPGAQRRFKGEVIAEQLQRLAGLTPEEAGWDGTVMPAEGDKLPAGQVPQWRTRVQYAIDEAGHVGLRRHRSHEVEPIEHCMIAAEGVSELGIEERLWEGMETVEAIAASGSSDRQVILTPRPGARLPLVELDKPVSVLRVDEKDGGVHRVHGRAFVRERADERTHRVGNGGFWQVHPQAADTLMRAVMQGLLPRKGDMALDLYCGVGLFAGALADRVGDKGAVLGIETGKRAVEDARHNLQQFDRVRIEHGKVDAVLPRTGIDSVDLIVLDPPRAGAGKQTVRHLASLGARRIAYVACDPAALARDIAYFAESGYKPRTLRAFDLFPMTHHVECVAILEPVKNDA, encoded by the coding sequence ATGCAGAACGCACCCGAGACGTCGCCGTCGCTGGTCGGGGAGGAGTACGAGGTCGAGGTCGGGCCCGTCGCGCACGGCGGCCACTGCATCGCCCGCACCGACGAGGGCCGCGTCCTGTTCGTCCGGCACACGCTGCCCGGCGAGAAGGTCGTCGCCCGGGTCACCGAGGGCGACGAGGGCTCCCGCTTCCTGCGCGCCGACGCCGTCACGATCATCGAGGCATCCAAGGACCGCGTCGAGGCCCCCTGCCCGTTCTCCGGGCCGGGCAGGTGCGGCGGCTGCGACTGGCAGCACGCCAAGCCGGGGGCGCAGCGCCGCTTCAAGGGCGAGGTCATCGCCGAGCAGCTCCAGCGGCTCGCGGGCCTCACCCCCGAGGAAGCCGGCTGGGACGGCACCGTCATGCCGGCCGAGGGCGACAAGCTGCCCGCCGGCCAGGTCCCGCAGTGGCGCACCCGGGTCCAGTACGCGATCGACGAGGCCGGCCACGTCGGCCTGCGCCGCCACCGCTCCCACGAGGTCGAGCCGATCGAGCACTGCATGATCGCCGCGGAGGGCGTCAGCGAGCTCGGCATCGAGGAGCGCCTCTGGGAGGGCATGGAGACCGTCGAGGCCATCGCCGCCTCCGGCTCCAGCGACCGCCAGGTCATCCTGACCCCGCGCCCGGGCGCCCGGCTGCCGCTCGTCGAGCTCGACAAGCCCGTCTCGGTGCTCCGCGTCGACGAGAAGGACGGCGGCGTCCACCGGGTGCACGGCCGCGCCTTCGTCCGCGAGCGCGCCGACGAGCGCACCCACCGCGTGGGCAACGGCGGCTTCTGGCAGGTCCACCCGCAGGCCGCCGACACCCTCATGCGCGCCGTGATGCAGGGTCTGCTGCCCCGCAAGGGCGACATGGCCCTCGACCTCTACTGCGGCGTCGGCCTCTTCGCGGGCGCCCTCGCCGACCGCGTCGGCGACAAGGGCGCGGTCCTCGGCATCGAGACCGGCAAGCGCGCGGTGGAGGACGCCCGCCACAACCTCCAGCAGTTCGACCGCGTCCGCATCGAGCACGGCAAGGTCGACGCGGTCCTGCCGCGCACCGGCATCGACAGCGTGGACCTCATCGTCCTCGACCCGCCCCGCGCGGGCGCCGGCAAGCAGACCGTCCGCCACCTCGCCTCGCTCGGCGCCCGCCGCATCGCGTACGTCGCGTGCGACCCGGCGGCCCTGGCGCGCGACATCGCCTACTTCGCGGAGTCGGGCTACAAGCCGCGCACGCTGCGGGCGTTCGACCTGTTCCCGATGACGCATCACGTGGAGTGCGTGGCGATTCTGGAGCCGGTCAAGAACGACGCCTGA
- a CDS encoding APC family permease, with the protein MSKLTDLPKRILIGRALRSDRLGETLLPKRIALPVFASDPLSSVAYAPGEVLLVLSIAGLSAYHFSPWIAVAVVVLMFTVVASYRQNVHAYPSGGGDYEVATTNLGPKAGLTVASALLVDYVLTVAVSISSGVENLGSAVPFVVEHKVLSAIVIIVLLTLMNLRGVKESGKLFAIPTYVFVFGVFVMIIWGAYQGLVLDESMRAPTADYEIKPEHGGLAGFALFFLLLRAFSSGCAALTGVEAISNGVPAFRKPKSRNAATTLLLMGTLAVTMFCGIIGLAMATDVKMAENPAKDLISNGVPVGSDYVQHPVISQVAAAVFGDGTFFFVLLAAATALVLFLAANTAYNGFPLLGSILAQDRYLPRQLHTRGDRLAFSNGIVLLSGAAVLLVWAYGADSTKLIQLYIVGVFVSFTLSQTGMVRHWNRHLRTERDKAKRRHMIRSRAINTFGAFFTGLVLVVVLATKFTHGAWVALLGMVIFFGTMTAIRRHYDRVAEEIAAPDEPSDDTVRPSRVHSIVLVSKVHRPTLRALSYAQLMRSDKLEAVSINVDPVETKALRDEWERRGINVPLKILDSPYREITRPIIEYVKGLRRESPRDAVSVIIPEYVVGHWYEHLLHNQSALRLKGRLLFTAGVMVTSVPYQLESSEAARKRARRRADWDAPGSVRRGPVDRRQKEHSGKS; encoded by the coding sequence GTGTCCAAACTGACCGACCTGCCCAAACGGATTCTGATCGGCCGGGCGCTGCGCAGCGACAGACTTGGCGAGACCCTTCTCCCCAAGCGCATCGCACTTCCCGTCTTCGCCTCCGACCCGCTCTCCTCCGTGGCGTACGCACCCGGCGAAGTACTGCTGGTCCTGTCCATCGCAGGTCTGTCGGCGTACCACTTCAGTCCCTGGATCGCCGTCGCGGTCGTGGTGCTGATGTTCACCGTCGTCGCCTCGTACCGCCAGAACGTCCACGCCTACCCCAGCGGCGGCGGGGACTACGAGGTCGCCACCACCAACCTCGGGCCCAAGGCCGGACTCACCGTCGCCAGCGCCCTGCTCGTCGACTACGTGCTGACCGTCGCCGTGTCGATCTCCTCCGGCGTGGAGAACCTGGGCTCGGCCGTCCCGTTCGTCGTCGAGCACAAGGTGCTCAGCGCCATCGTGATAATCGTGCTGCTCACGCTGATGAACCTGCGCGGGGTGAAGGAGTCGGGCAAGCTCTTCGCGATTCCCACGTACGTCTTCGTCTTCGGCGTCTTCGTCATGATCATCTGGGGCGCCTACCAGGGACTCGTCCTCGACGAGAGCATGCGCGCGCCGACCGCCGACTACGAGATCAAGCCGGAACACGGCGGACTCGCCGGCTTCGCGCTCTTCTTCCTGCTGCTGCGCGCCTTCTCCTCCGGATGCGCCGCGCTCACCGGTGTGGAAGCGATCAGCAACGGCGTCCCCGCCTTCCGCAAGCCCAAGAGCCGTAACGCCGCCACCACCCTGCTGCTGATGGGCACCCTCGCCGTCACCATGTTCTGCGGCATCATCGGGCTCGCCATGGCCACCGACGTCAAGATGGCCGAGAACCCGGCGAAGGACCTGATCAGCAACGGCGTCCCGGTCGGCTCCGACTACGTCCAGCACCCGGTGATCTCCCAGGTCGCGGCCGCCGTCTTCGGCGACGGCACCTTTTTCTTCGTCCTGCTCGCCGCCGCCACCGCGCTGGTGCTGTTCCTCGCCGCGAACACGGCCTACAACGGCTTCCCGCTGCTCGGCTCGATTCTTGCCCAGGACCGCTACCTGCCGCGCCAGCTCCACACCCGCGGCGACCGCCTCGCCTTCTCCAACGGCATCGTGCTGCTCTCCGGCGCCGCCGTCCTGCTGGTCTGGGCCTACGGAGCCGACTCCACCAAGCTGATCCAGCTCTACATCGTCGGCGTCTTCGTCTCCTTCACCCTCAGCCAGACCGGCATGGTCCGGCACTGGAACCGGCACCTGCGCACCGAACGCGACAAGGCCAAGCGGCGCCACATGATCCGCTCCCGCGCGATCAACACCTTCGGCGCCTTCTTCACCGGCCTGGTGCTGGTGGTCGTGCTCGCGACCAAGTTCACCCACGGCGCCTGGGTCGCCCTGCTCGGCATGGTCATCTTCTTCGGCACCATGACCGCGATCCGCCGCCACTACGACCGCGTCGCCGAGGAGATCGCCGCCCCCGACGAGCCGAGCGACGACACCGTGCGCCCCTCCCGGGTGCACTCCATCGTCCTCGTCTCCAAGGTCCACCGCCCCACCCTGCGCGCCCTCTCGTACGCCCAGCTGATGCGCTCCGACAAGCTGGAGGCCGTCAGCATCAACGTCGACCCGGTGGAGACCAAGGCGCTGCGCGACGAATGGGAGCGGCGCGGCATCAACGTGCCGCTGAAGATCCTCGACTCGCCCTACCGCGAGATCACCCGGCCGATCATCGAGTACGTCAAGGGCCTGCGCCGCGAGAGCCCGCGTGACGCGGTCAGCGTGATCATCCCCGAGTACGTGGTCGGCCACTGGTACGAGCACCTCCTCCACAACCAGAGCGCGCTGCGCCTCAAGGGGCGGCTGCTGTTCACCGCCGGTGTGATGGTGACCTCCGTGCCCTACCAGCTCGAATCCTCCGAGGCCGCCAGGAAGCGGGCCCGCAGGCGTGCCGACTGGGACGCGCCCGGGTCGGTGCGGCGGGGCCCGGTCGACCGCAGGCAGAAGGAGCACAGCGGCAAGTCGTGA
- a CDS encoding potassium channel family protein produces MHIVIMGCGRVGAALAQTLEQQGHTVAVVDQDPTAFRRLGSGFGGRRVTGVGFDQDTLREAGIEEAGAFAAVSSGDNSNIIAARVAREMFGIENVAARIYDPRRAEVYQRLGIPTVATVRWTADQMLRRLLPSGAEPLWRDPSGTVELAEVHTSPAWIGHKISRLQEETGVRVAFLTRLGEAVLPTSQTVLQEGDLVHVMLRTDEIGKVEAAFAEGPEEGGH; encoded by the coding sequence GTGCACATCGTCATCATGGGTTGCGGGCGAGTGGGAGCCGCTCTCGCGCAGACCCTGGAGCAGCAGGGGCACACGGTCGCCGTCGTCGACCAGGACCCCACGGCCTTCCGCCGCCTGGGATCGGGGTTCGGCGGTCGCCGCGTCACCGGTGTCGGCTTCGACCAGGACACCCTGCGCGAGGCGGGCATCGAGGAGGCCGGCGCGTTCGCGGCGGTCAGCAGCGGCGACAACTCCAACATCATCGCGGCCCGGGTGGCCCGCGAGATGTTCGGCATCGAGAACGTCGCCGCCCGTATCTACGACCCGCGCCGGGCCGAGGTGTACCAGCGCCTCGGCATCCCGACGGTCGCGACCGTCCGGTGGACCGCCGACCAGATGCTGCGCCGGCTGCTGCCGTCGGGCGCGGAGCCGCTGTGGCGGGATCCGAGCGGGACGGTCGAGCTGGCCGAGGTGCACACCTCGCCGGCGTGGATCGGCCACAAGATCAGCCGTCTCCAGGAGGAGACGGGGGTGCGGGTGGCGTTCCTCACCCGGTTGGGTGAAGCGGTGCTGCCGACGTCGCAGACCGTGCTCCAGGAGGGCGACCTCGTGCACGTGATGCTGCGCACCGACGAGATCGGAAAGGTCGAGGCGGCGTTCGCCGAGGGCCCCGAGGAGGGCGGTCACTGA
- a CDS encoding potassium channel family protein, with protein sequence MRVAIAGAGAVGRSIAAELLENGHEVLLIDKAPTAISVERVPQAEWLLADACEITSLDEAALQRCNVVIAATGDDKVNLVVSLLAKTEYGVPRVVSRVNNPKNEWLFNESWGVDVAVSTPRLMSALVEEAVSVGDLVRLLRFSHGDANLVELTLPPESALAGTRVGEVDWPQDTSLVTIIRGSRVLTPSVEESLEAGDELLFVAAQAREEQLEDLLSVRRES encoded by the coding sequence ATGCGGGTCGCTATTGCGGGCGCCGGCGCGGTGGGTCGTTCCATCGCCGCCGAGCTGCTGGAGAACGGGCACGAGGTGCTCCTGATCGACAAGGCGCCGACCGCGATCTCGGTGGAGCGGGTGCCGCAGGCCGAGTGGCTGCTGGCCGACGCGTGCGAGATCACCTCGCTCGACGAGGCCGCCCTGCAGCGGTGCAACGTGGTGATCGCGGCGACCGGTGACGACAAGGTCAACCTGGTCGTCTCGCTGCTCGCGAAGACCGAGTACGGGGTGCCGCGGGTGGTGTCCCGGGTGAACAACCCGAAGAACGAGTGGCTGTTCAACGAGTCCTGGGGCGTGGACGTCGCCGTCTCGACGCCGCGGCTGATGTCCGCGCTGGTCGAGGAGGCGGTGAGCGTCGGCGACCTGGTCCGGCTGCTCCGTTTCAGCCACGGCGACGCGAACCTCGTCGAGCTCACGCTGCCGCCGGAGTCGGCCCTCGCGGGCACCCGGGTCGGGGAGGTGGACTGGCCGCAGGACACCTCGCTGGTCACGATCATCCGCGGTTCCCGGGTACTGACGCCGAGCGTGGAGGAGTCGCTGGAGGCCGGCGACGAGCTGCTCTTCGTCGCGGCCCAGGCCCGTGAGGAGCAGCTGGAGGACCTGCTGTCGGTCCGCCGCGAGTCCTGA